One genomic segment of Borrelia miyamotoi includes these proteins:
- a CDS encoding glycerol-3-phosphate dehydrogenase/oxidase has protein sequence MSKNQKTELKDLDNQDFDLIIIGGGATGLGIGIDSITRGYKTLLIEKFDYAKGTSSRSTKLIHGGVRYLAQFNLSLVKEALHEQALLEQNAPHLLNKLGFIIPIYNLLSLPYYYLGLSWYHTLLGKDKKSKYKTKLLSKSKTIEKMPNIKTKGLKCSVLYYDNSFDDARMAISMFRTFTEKGGIAFNYTELTKFTKTKNGKISGAIINDKITKEQVIVNSKCIINATGIFADEIRKLDDPNATNIIKPSQGTHIVINKNKFNTECAMLIPKTSDNRILFTVPWYNGIVCGSTDILVDKIEEEPKSLESAIEFIINNMNNYLDIKITKNDILSTYTGIRPLISDSKKTQNTSKISRNEKIFVSKSNLITIAGGKYTTYRKMAEKVLKKAIEEKLIPESKSITENLRLHGYIKKEEALKIPEHFRTYGSDFKYLSKMQDFNNKIHKDLPLNDAQITFAIEFEQAKTVEDILSRRTRSLFLNAKATIEATPKVAEIMMYKLGKSEEWKNEQIKSFKEIAIKYLV, from the coding sequence ATGAGTAAAAATCAAAAAACAGAATTAAAAGATCTTGACAATCAAGATTTTGATTTAATAATAATTGGTGGGGGAGCAACTGGCCTTGGCATTGGAATAGACTCAATTACTAGAGGATACAAAACTTTACTTATTGAAAAATTTGACTATGCAAAAGGCACCTCTTCTAGATCAACTAAACTAATTCACGGAGGAGTAAGATACTTAGCTCAATTTAATTTATCCTTAGTAAAAGAGGCCTTACATGAGCAAGCGCTACTTGAACAAAATGCACCTCACCTACTCAACAAGCTTGGATTTATTATACCCATATACAACCTCCTAAGTCTTCCATACTACTATCTTGGATTAAGTTGGTACCATACACTTCTTGGAAAAGATAAAAAATCAAAGTATAAAACAAAACTACTATCAAAATCCAAGACAATAGAAAAAATGCCAAATATTAAAACTAAAGGTCTTAAATGCTCTGTTCTGTACTACGACAATTCATTTGATGACGCTAGAATGGCAATAAGCATGTTTAGAACTTTCACGGAAAAAGGAGGGATTGCATTCAATTATACAGAACTTACAAAATTTACCAAAACAAAAAATGGCAAAATATCAGGCGCAATTATTAATGATAAAATAACTAAAGAACAAGTTATCGTTAACAGTAAATGTATAATAAATGCAACAGGAATCTTTGCAGATGAGATTAGAAAGTTAGATGATCCTAATGCTACTAATATTATAAAACCTTCCCAAGGAACACATATAGTAATAAACAAAAATAAATTCAATACAGAATGTGCAATGCTTATACCTAAAACAAGTGATAATAGAATTTTATTTACTGTACCTTGGTATAATGGCATTGTTTGTGGAAGCACAGATATTTTAGTAGATAAAATTGAGGAAGAACCAAAGAGCCTAGAAAGTGCAATTGAATTCATAATAAACAATATGAATAATTACTTAGATATTAAAATAACCAAAAATGATATTTTAAGTACTTATACAGGGATTAGGCCCTTAATATCAGATTCTAAAAAAACACAAAATACCTCAAAAATATCAAGAAACGAAAAAATCTTCGTATCAAAATCAAATCTTATTACAATTGCTGGAGGGAAATATACTACTTACAGAAAGATGGCTGAAAAAGTTCTAAAAAAAGCAATAGAAGAAAAATTAATACCTGAGTCAAAATCCATAACGGAAAATTTAAGGCTACACGGATACATAAAAAAAGAAGAAGCACTCAAAATACCTGAGCACTTTAGAACTTATGGAAGTGATTTTAAATATTTAAGCAAAATGCAAGACTTCAACAATAAGATTCACAAGGACTTGCCATTAAATGACGCTCAAATAACCTTTGCTATTGAATTTGAGCAAGCAAAAACTGTTGAAGACATCTTATCAAGAAGAACAAGATCTCTCTTCCTTAATGCAAAAGCCACAATTGAAGCTACACCAAAGGTTGCTGAAATTATGATGTACAAACTTGGCAAATCTGAGGAATGGAAAAATGAACAAATAAAAAGCTTTAAAGAGATAGCAATAAAATATTTGGTTTAA